A region of Deltaproteobacteria bacterium IMCC39524 DNA encodes the following proteins:
- a CDS encoding polyprenyl synthetase family protein codes for MNFVLNLLNDEILRVEEQFRKDLESRVPLIRKVGEYVLASGGKRVRPMMLLLSAKLAGYQGESHVGLASVVEFIHTATLLHDDVVDSAVLRRGQDSANAVWGNEASVLVGDFLFAKSFSIMVREGNLEILKTLSDATTQMAEGEVLQLISTCDVELDEERYIEVVRNKTAVLLSAASRCGALLGACPPEQEEALSAYGMDLGIAFQFMDDALDYVADQDAFGKECGHDLLEGKVTLPLIHTLKRCNAEERKRIAGIIEQETLPEEDLKYIVGLIHSYDGIDYTRDRAKLLIESAKGHLALFADCPAKEAMLRLADYVVSRNL; via the coding sequence ATGAACTTTGTGCTCAATCTTTTAAATGACGAGATCCTGCGCGTCGAGGAACAGTTCCGCAAGGATCTGGAGTCGCGCGTTCCTCTGATTCGCAAGGTTGGCGAGTATGTCCTCGCCAGCGGCGGCAAACGTGTGCGTCCGATGATGCTGTTGTTAAGCGCAAAGCTTGCCGGTTACCAGGGTGAATCTCATGTTGGCCTGGCCAGTGTCGTTGAGTTTATTCACACGGCAACCCTGCTGCATGATGATGTCGTCGACAGCGCAGTCCTCAGGCGTGGCCAGGATTCCGCAAACGCTGTGTGGGGGAATGAGGCCAGTGTGCTGGTCGGTGACTTCCTCTTTGCAAAGTCTTTCTCTATCATGGTTCGCGAAGGGAATCTGGAGATTCTTAAAACTCTCTCCGATGCGACCACGCAGATGGCAGAGGGCGAGGTCCTGCAGTTGATCAGTACCTGTGACGTTGAGCTTGACGAAGAACGCTATATCGAAGTGGTTCGCAACAAAACGGCGGTGCTCCTTTCCGCGGCGAGTCGCTGTGGCGCGCTCCTCGGCGCCTGTCCTCCTGAGCAGGAAGAAGCTTTGTCTGCTTATGGTATGGATCTCGGTATTGCCTTCCAGTTTATGGACGATGCCCTGGATTATGTCGCCGATCAGGACGCGTTTGGCAAAGAGTGTGGGCACGACCTCCTCGAAGGCAAGGTGACCTTGCCCTTGATTCATACCCTGAAGCGCTGCAACGCAGAAGAACGTAAGAGAATAGCTGGAATTATCGAACAGGAAACACTCCCTGAAGAAGACTTGAAGTACATCGTCGGTCTGATTCACTCCTATGATGGGATCGATTACACCCGTGATCGTGCCAAACTCCTTATTGAGTCAGCCAAGGGTCATCTCGCATTATTTGCAGATTGCCCGGCCAAAGAGGCGATGCTTCGCCTGGCTGACTATGTTGTCAGTCGCAACCTTTAG
- a CDS encoding HAMP domain-containing sensor histidine kinase yields MRTGLAKKLLFYTGGILALLLLLTFMLLERNQAQAWEDYLFSQSLSFSRLATPELLKRFRGSFPPDEPADIANMHEFLGLNRDLVQFSLVSATGRRLYVSSAFEDFPDLDLHLFDQDDISARLAAERTTMLTHTLSEGRRLLDLIEPAFGPTGQQVISVRYLISYDSIDARLLEARSYFVMIAIAALFACLLMVSLVARRITRPIAHLTDGARSLTRGELGTRIEVESRDEIGTLAQAFNDMAESLAANRAELTRKNDALSTANEEMQTMQAQLLRSERLAAIGQLAAGVSHEIDNPVGIILGHAELLLEDLEVEDPLREDVAAIIDECRRCKRITGGLLGFARSPDSYRERVELNQLVEEVVSSLRPQKLFKDLDLKIVGVNEDLFVTADADQFRQVMINLLLNAAQALQGRGRLEVTLSKVSGSARIHVDDSGPGISLEDQERVFQPFFSTKAHGEGTGLGLPLCRKLVEGQDGEISIQKSLLGGARLTVSLPLSG; encoded by the coding sequence TTGCGAACTGGTTTAGCTAAAAAATTACTTTTTTACACGGGTGGCATCCTTGCCTTGTTGTTGCTGCTCACGTTCATGCTTCTGGAGCGCAACCAGGCGCAAGCGTGGGAGGACTATCTTTTTAGTCAGAGCCTCTCTTTCTCCAGGTTGGCAACTCCAGAACTGTTGAAGCGCTTCCGTGGTTCATTTCCGCCGGACGAGCCCGCTGACATTGCGAACATGCATGAATTCCTCGGTCTGAATCGAGACCTGGTCCAGTTCTCCCTGGTTTCGGCAACCGGCCGTCGTCTCTATGTGTCGAGCGCGTTTGAAGATTTCCCTGATCTCGATCTGCATTTATTTGATCAGGATGATATCTCTGCCCGCCTTGCCGCCGAGCGCACGACAATGCTCACCCATACACTTTCTGAGGGCAGGCGGCTGCTTGACCTCATTGAGCCAGCATTCGGACCGACCGGCCAACAGGTCATTTCGGTTCGCTACCTGATCTCATACGACTCGATTGATGCACGACTTCTGGAAGCACGCAGTTACTTTGTCATGATTGCCATTGCGGCTCTCTTTGCCTGCCTGCTGATGGTCAGCCTTGTCGCGAGACGGATCACCCGACCAATTGCCCACCTGACCGATGGCGCCCGCTCCCTGACCCGCGGAGAATTGGGGACTCGTATTGAGGTGGAGAGCCGTGATGAAATCGGGACCCTGGCTCAAGCCTTTAATGATATGGCAGAGAGCCTGGCTGCGAATCGGGCAGAGTTGACCCGTAAGAACGATGCTTTGAGCACTGCCAACGAAGAGATGCAGACCATGCAGGCGCAATTGCTGCGCAGTGAGCGGCTTGCCGCGATTGGGCAGTTGGCGGCGGGAGTCTCCCATGAAATCGACAATCCTGTCGGTATTATTCTTGGCCATGCCGAGCTCCTGCTCGAAGATTTGGAGGTTGAAGACCCTTTGCGCGAGGATGTTGCTGCCATCATCGATGAGTGCCGACGTTGTAAACGCATCACCGGTGGTTTGCTCGGTTTTGCGCGTTCTCCGGACAGCTATCGGGAGCGTGTTGAATTGAATCAGCTGGTCGAAGAGGTGGTGTCGTCACTTCGGCCGCAGAAGCTTTTTAAAGACCTCGATCTGAAGATCGTTGGTGTCAACGAGGATTTATTCGTAACTGCGGACGCCGATCAGTTTCGCCAGGTGATGATCAACCTGTTGTTGAATGCCGCACAGGCGTTGCAGGGAAGAGGTCGTCTTGAAGTGACGCTTTCCAAAGTGTCTGGCTCTGCCCGAATCCATGTTGATGATAGTGGCCCGGGAATCTCACTTGAAGATCAGGAGAGAGTTTTTCAGCCCTTCTTTTCCACCAAGGCCCATGGCGAAGGAACCGGGTTGGGCTTGCCTCTCTGTCGTAAACTGGTCGAAGGTCAGGATGGAGAAATCTCAATACAAAAATCACTTCTGGGTGGTGCGCGTCTAACCGTTTCTTTGCCCCTCTCAGGGTAG